From the genome of Euwallacea similis isolate ESF13 chromosome 24, ESF131.1, whole genome shotgun sequence, one region includes:
- the LOC136416757 gene encoding uncharacterized protein — MDLDPDAPPFTPPPKIMIGYSSENSTPTLSPRIVVKEPQCSRYSRRSVRQQLVMSGPRPILGSKLPFPRPILGRKEEPVRDEAAEHIGKEFRNMNRSFQRMKMKEDNAALTQKEESLSESVLI, encoded by the exons ATGGATTTGGACCCAGATGCACCACCTTTCACTCCACCTCCGAAGATCATGATAGGGTATTCATCGGAAAACTCAACTCCGACGTTATCACCAAGGATTGTCGTTAAAGAACCTCAATGTTCCAG ATACTCCAGAAGGTCCGTGCGTCAACAATTAGTAATGAGTGGCCCTCGACCAATACTAGGCAGCAAACTTCCATTTCCTAGACCGATTTTGGGAAGGAAAGAAGAGCCTGTGAGGGACGAAGCTGCTGAACATATAGGAAAGGAGTTTCGAAATATGAATAGATCTTTCCAAAGAATGAAGATGAAAGAAGACAACGCTGCCTTAACGCAGAAAGAAGAAAGCCTCTCTGAAAGtgttttgatttaa